GGTGGAATTGGCGGAAATCGCTGTGCATGCGGAGATTCATTCGCGAGAAACGGCGGCCAGCGCTTCCGTGAACTGGTGGATAGAGGTCGGTCAATGGCAGCAATATAAGCTTCAGCAGCACACAGCGGGCGGTCATTACCGCATTATCGGCGAAGGCGGGAAGCGTTTATTCAGTACAGGAGATCGCGAAAAAGCACTTGCACAATTCAAAAAGTATATGGATATTATATAATAGTTATATGAAAATAATTTATGAAAAACAGAAGAAAACCGGCTGTACCCATCAGGAGCCTGCCGGTTTTTCGATGTGGAATAAAAATTTCTGGGTGCCCGTAAATATACCGTTTGTATAGGTCCGCTCTTCAAACTGCACGTAATCATCACTGTCAATCGTCAATACAGTTGTGCAGCGGGTCCCGTAATCTTCAGATGTGATGAATATCGATGACAGCAAGCTTTCGAGTTCTTCACCGACACCGGTATCAGGCAGCTGCTCTGGCGGAAAGCGTTCCGCGCGCTGCATCATAGCGAATAAAATTTCGGGATCAATCTCATTCGTTTGCTGTAAATAATCAGCCAGCAGTGCTTTCGTTTTATTCACTTTCGGCCAAGGGGTATCCAGAAACGCATTACTGAGGCCGTGTGTGCCTGACGTCAGCCGCTTAATAGATTGCCCGATTGTTGAGTAGTAATACAGTTCTTCTGCTGACCCCGCCAGTACATTGCATCCTGCGTAATCACCCCGGTTTATGTGCAGCAGCTCCATGAATTCAGCTGCCTTGACGTCGGATTGTAAATAAGACGACACGATATGACCGCGTGACAGTTTGCCGGTTTCAGGCAATGTAAAGTCACGATAATTTGTCAGCGCAGCCACTTTGCCGCGCTTATTGATGCCAAGCCACGTACCCATCTGCTCCATATCACGTCCGGCAAGAATTTCAGGATGATCACTCCAGAAATTTGCGGGAGCTGTCGAACGTCCGTATGCTTCATCCCGGTTTGCCATCAGAACTAATTTGTACTTCGGATGACTTTGCAGTTGAAAAGCCAGTAAACACATCTCATCCACCCCATTGATCTCTAAATTCAGTATGGCGCTAGTGTATCATGTGCCGTTTTATTTGGCGACTATGTATTTATTCCTTTCATCTTTCAGGCAAACAAAATTCAGTACTGTTTAGTATCGAGTTGAAGTGCTTGAAATTACGCGTTATAATGATTCAAAACGGACAAACAAATGATCAGTTTGTTTGTTGTGCAAAATTTATTAATGGGGTGCTGTTACTATGGGACATACGGAAGCGTTCTGGGAAGCTACGCTGATTGAATTAAAACAAGGATATACAGAGAGCAATAATTCATATGATTGTTTGCTTTGCGGCAAACGAATAGAAAAAGGGGTTATTTATCCATATGAGAACACGCTCTATGAAGCGGAGCGGTTTATGGCCGTGCATATCGAGCATGCGCATCAGTCGGTTTTTGCATACTTGCTTGAACTCGACAAAAAATCGACGGGGCTAACCGGCCACCAAGGTGATTTGCTGCGTTTGTTTTATCAGGGAAAAAGCGATAAAGAAGTACAGGAGGAACTTGAAATTGGCAGTGCGGCAACCGTGCGGCATCACCGCTTTGCACTGAAGGAAAAAGAACGTCAGGCAAAAGTCTTTCTTGCGATGATGGAACTGCTGAAAGAACGCGATGAGTATGAATCCGCTTTTATACCTCCGCATAAAGCGGCCCAGCTGTTTCACGATGATGATCAGTTGGCTGAAGAGGAACAGCACGCGATATTGCGGATGTTTTTCCCAGAAGGAACTGACGGCCGGCTGAATGAAATGCCGGTGACCGAAAAACAGCGGCGCGTTATTCTCCGGGAAATCAGTAAGCGCTTTGACGGTGATGTATCTTACAGTAAGCATGAAATGAATGAAGCGCTTTCAGAGATTCATGAAGATTTCATTACGCTTCGAAATTATTTAACGGAATATGGTTTTTTCGGTCAGACACGCTCAGGCAGTCAGTACTGGCTGAAGTAGGCAGACAGATGCAGCCGCTGATGTTTAGAATTTCAGCTGCCGGGAAGACTAGCAGTAATCATGAAAGGAGCGGAAGTGCATGACTGCAAAAGATACAGTACTGAAAATCTTGGATGAAAGTATGATTGGAACAATGGCGACGGTGGACAATAATAAGCCGTACAGCCGTTACATGACATTCATGAGTGATGGCCTGACTTTGTATACACCCACTAATAAAAAGACGGAAAAGGTGGATGAGCTGGAAGATAATCCGTACACGCACATCTTGCTCGGTTATGAAGGCGAAGGATTCGGTGATGCGTTTGTTGAGTATTCTGGCCGTGTATCTATTTCCGATGATGAAGAACTGAAAAAGAAAATCTGGAACGAACATATGAAGAATTGGTTTGATGGCCCGGAAGACCCGAATCTTGTCATTTTAAAAATTGAACCGGACGCAATCCGGCTGATGAATAAATCAGGAAAGCCGCCGCAGGATATTTCCCTGTAAATAATTAGTATGCTGAAAAAATATATTTTAATAATGTATCCCGGAAGCCAGAGGTCATACTCCGGCTTCCGGGATATTTTTACGTACTGAGCAAGTTAGCCACAAATATACGAAAAACCCGCGAATTTCCATTGATTGACGGCGTCGAAAGAGGGTATACTATCCCGTAAGAACACTTGTTCCTGCGAGGAGTGAAAGCCATATGAAGCCATTGCCTAATAGACAGATTGCCTGTTTGGATATGCGCAGTTTCTACGCCAGCTGTGCAGCCGCAATGGAAGGACTGGATGTGATGAAAACGCCGATTGCGATTATCGGCAATATTGAGCGAAAAGGCGGTGTCGTGCTCGCTGCCTCGCCGCCGCTGAAAAAGCAGTTTGGTATTACGACGGGGATGCGTCTGTATGAAATCCCGAACGACCCAAGCATTCATTTGATTGAACCAAAAATGCAGTTTTTTATAGATGTTTCAATGGAACTGACAAAATTGCTGAATCGCTATGTGCCTAAAGAAGCGATTCATGTGTACAGCATCGATGAAAGTTTTGTGGATTTTACCGGAACGGAACTGTTATGGGGTCCTCTGGATCATGTGATTCGCCGCATACAGGATGAGTTGTACCGGCAATTCCAGCTGCGCTCTGCGTGCGGGGTCGGTCCGAATATGCTGCTGTCAAAGCTTGCGCTGGATCTTGAAGCGAAGAAAACAGGCGTAGCATACTGGACGTATGAAGATGTGCCCGAAAAACTGTGGCCGGTCGCGCCGCTTCATAAAATGTGGGGAATTGGCCGGCGGCTTGAGCGCACACTGGAAGAAATGGGCATCTATTCGGTCGGAGATCTGGCGCAGACACCGCTGGAGAATTTGGAGAAGAAATTCGGTGTGATGGGTAATCAGCTGTATTATCATGCGCATGGCATTGATTACTCGACGCTCGGTTCCGTATTGATCGAGGGACAGGTGAGTTACGGAAAAGGCCAGACTTTGCTGCGTGATTACATAACGACCGATGAAATCCTGACTGTTGTGCTCGAAATGTGTGAAGATACGGCGATGCGTGCGCGGCTTGCGAAAAAGAAAGGGCGTACGGTCCAGCTGTCGTTCGGCTACTCGAAGCACGCGCACGGCGGCGGGTTTCAGCGCAGGAAAACTTTGCCGGAAGCGACAAATGAAACGCTTGCCATCTATCGTGTCTGTCTTGAACTGTTTGAACTCTGCCATGACGGGCGGCCGGTGCGTCATATTTCCGTCAGCCTGACGAATCTTGAAGAGCAAAACAGTTTCCAGCTCAGTTTATTTGACCCGTCAGACTGGAAGCAGCAAAAACTTGGACATGTGATGGATAAATTGCGTGTGAAATACGGATCCACAGCCATCCTGCGCGCTGTTTCGGTTACGCCGGGAGGCACGGCTTACCGCAGAAACAAATTAATCGGCGGCCATTATAAATGAATCACGGGCCGAATATGCTGCTGCAGATTGCCCGCCGCAGTTTGGATATTCGCATTGTATTTCACAAACTGAAATATCCAAGTTCCGTAACTTTCGATAACATAAAAGTTTTGCTAGAATCAAATAGCGAGAGGACTTGTACTATATCATACTGCAGCAAGAGACGTGCAGACAAAAGGAGGAGAGCCGGTGAAAGTATTACTGGATTTACGCTGGTTTTTTTCTGAGCGGAAAAAACAATACAGCATAGGAATTACGGCCCTGATGATTGTCGCCTTGCTTCAACTGGCGCCGCCGAAAATTATCGGCTTCATCGTCGATGCTGTAGCGAAAGATGAACTGACCGGACCGATGCTGACACGCTGGATGATTATCCTCGCAGTGGCGGGTGTGCTGATGTATGTCTTGCGCTATACTTGGCGCGTGATGATTTTCGGATCGTCAGTATATCTCGCGCGTGTCATGAGAGAGAGGCTGTTCACGCATTTCACACGCATGTCGCCGTCATTTTATCAGCGGCGCCGGGTCGGTGATTTGATGGCGCACGCAACGAACGATATCAATGCGGTGCAGCAAACGGCGGGATCAGGAATTCTGACACTTTTCGATTCCATATCTACGGGCGGTTTCGTTATTTTGATGATGGCGATAACAATCAGCTGGAAATTAACGCTGATTGCCCTCTTGCCGATTCCGGTGATGATTTTCCTGACAAGCTATTACGGGCGTTTATTGCGCAGCCGGTTCCGTGTGGCGCAGGAAGCATTCTCTGATCTGAATGATAAAACGCAGGAGAGTATTTCAGGCATCAAAGTGCTGAAGACGTTCGGCCAGCAAAAAGAGGATGTCGAATCATTCACGGCACGTTCAGAGCAAGTCGTGAAAGAAAATATGCGCGTTGCGAAAATTGACGCGCTGTTCGATCCGACGATTGCAGGGGTTTTTGCGATTTCCTACATCTTGTCCTTCTATTTCGGCACGCGTTTCATTTTATCGGGTGAGCTGTCGATTGGGGATCTGGTCGCCTTCACTTCCTATTTAGGACTGCTGACGTGGCCAATGCTTGCGATTGGTTTCCTGTTTAATATTGTCGAACGGGGAAATGCGTCGTACAGCCGGATACAGGATTTGCTTTCGGTTGAGCCGGGAATCCAAGACCATCCGAATGCGGTCAGTCAATTACCGCACGGAGATATTGTGTTTGACGTGGATACATTTACGTTCCCTGATGATACAAGGCCGTCACTCTGTAATTTGCATTTCACGCTTAAACAGGGTGAAACGCTCGGTATCGTAGGGAAGACCGGTTCAGGCAAGACAGCGATTCTTAAGCTGCTGATGCGCGAATTTGAAAACTATACGGGAACGATTACGTATGGCGGAATTCCGATCATGCGTTATAAGAAGGAGTGTTTACGCCAGGCTATCGGCTATGTTCCTCAAGATCATTTCTTATTCTCGACTACACTGGGTGAAAATATCGCCTTTACGAATCCGGCCATTGATCCGGAGAAAATTGTCGAAGCAGCGAAATCTGCACAGATCCACGAAGAGATATTGTCGTTTGAAGACGGCTACAAGACGATTGTCGGAGAACGCGGTGTATCGTTATCAGGCGGACAGCGCCAGCGTGTATCAATTGCACGTGCGCTGCTCATGGATCCGGAGCTTCTGCTGCTCGATGATTCATTGTCCGCAGTGGATGCCCGGACGGAAGAAGCGATTCTGCGTTCGTTGAAAGAAGAAAGAGCTGGCAAAACAACGATTATCACGTCGCACCGGTTAAGTGCTATCCAGCACGCCCACACCATCATCGTCATGGAAGAAGGCGAAGTGGCAGAAATCGGTGACCATGAGACTTTACTTGCGAAAAATGGCGTATATAAGGAAATGTACGATCTGCAGCAATTGGAGTCGATCGTAGAGCAAGGAGGCGGCGCAGATGAATAACAAACTGAAGATGTCCGCCAGAGATCAGTTCAAAACATTTGTACGGTTGGCGAAATATATACTGCCTATGAAGAAAAGCGCCCTAATCGCAATTCTGCTGTTAGTGCTGACGGTGACATCGACGATTCTCGGGCCGCTCGTCATTCAGCGGTTTCTTGATAACTATGTCGTGCCGCTGGAGTTTCCGGCAAAAGACGTGTGGATTATTGCGCTCGTTTATATCGGGCTGCAGCTCGTCAATATTGTCGGGTCGTATTTCCAGACGCTGCGCTTTCAGGAGCTCGCACTCGCGATCATCCAGCAAATCCGGATTGATGTCTTTACGAAAGTCCAGAAGCTCGGGCTGCGCTATTTCGATCAGACACCGGCCGGCGGAATCGTGTCACGTGTAACGAATGATACCGAGTCGATCAAGGAAATGTTCGTCAGTGTGGCGGTTACGTTCATGCAGGCGATTTTCGGGATTGCGGGTGTCTACATTGCGCTGTTCACTCTCGACGGCAGACTTGCGCTCTATACATTGATTCTGCTGCCATTATTCCTGATCCTCGTATCAGTCTACCGCTATTACAGTGCCGACTTCTACCAGGATATACGGGAACGGCTCAGTCAATTGAATGCGAAAATCTCGGAGTCATTGTCCGGCATGGGCATAATTCAGGCGTTTCGTCAGGAAAAGCGTCTGTCTGATGAATTTGTCGAAGTGAATGAGGGGCATTATCGCGCAGGACTGCGAAATATCCGTTTTGACAGCCTGATGCTTGGACCATTTATCGACTTGATGTATGCAGGTGCTATTATTGCTGTGCTGGCGTATTTTGGTTCGGCATCGCTGACGTCTGCAGTAGATGTCGGTATTATCTATGCATTTACTACGCTGCTGAGACGTTTATTCCAGCCGATTCACCAGCTTATGCAGCGGCTGTCCATGTTCCAGCAGGCTATCGTGTCCGCAGCACGGGTATTTGCACTGATTGATGATCCGGAACTTGAGCCGGCACAAAAAGCGCTGTCTGATCAGAAAATCACGGAAGGCACAATCGAGTTCCGTAATGTGACATTCAGTTACGACGGCAAAAATGATGTGTTGAAAAATATTTCTTTCACTGCGAATGCAGGAGAAACAGTCGCACTTGTCGGTCATACGGGAAGCGGAAAAAGTTCAATCATTAATTTGTTCATGCGCTTTTACGAATATGAGCGCGGTGAGATTTTGATTGACGGGGTATCGCTGAAAGAGTATCCAATGGAAGAACTGCGTAAAAAAGTAGGACTCGTCCTGCAGGATCCGTTCATGTTTTATGGCGATATCGCGAGCAACATCCGTCTGCACAATGAAAAGCTGACCGATCAAGATGTACGGTCAGCGGCAGAGTTTGTGCAGGCTGATCACTTTATTAATGAGCTGCCGAATGGCTATCAGCAGAAAGTGACGGAACGCGGCTCGACGCTGTCAAGCGGTCAGCGGCAGTTAATCGCATTTGCGCGGACGATTGCGATGAACCCGAAAGTGCTTGTGCTCGATGAAGCGACAGCGAATATTGATACGGAAACGGAAGTCG
The Sporosarcina sp. P33 genome window above contains:
- a CDS encoding NRDE family protein, producing MCLLAFQLQSHPKYKLVLMANRDEAYGRSTAPANFWSDHPEILAGRDMEQMGTWLGINKRGKVAALTNYRDFTLPETGKLSRGHIVSSYLQSDVKAAEFMELLHINRGDYAGCNVLAGSAEELYYYSTIGQSIKRLTSGTHGLSNAFLDTPWPKVNKTKALLADYLQQTNEIDPEILFAMMQRAERFPPEQLPDTGVGEELESLLSSIFITSEDYGTRCTTVLTIDSDDYVQFEERTYTNGIFTGTQKFLFHIEKPAGS
- a CDS encoding pyridoxamine 5'-phosphate oxidase family protein, translated to MTAKDTVLKILDESMIGTMATVDNNKPYSRYMTFMSDGLTLYTPTNKKTEKVDELEDNPYTHILLGYEGEGFGDAFVEYSGRVSISDDEELKKKIWNEHMKNWFDGPEDPNLVILKIEPDAIRLMNKSGKPPQDISL
- a CDS encoding ABC transporter ATP-binding protein, whose amino-acid sequence is MNNKLKMSARDQFKTFVRLAKYILPMKKSALIAILLLVLTVTSTILGPLVIQRFLDNYVVPLEFPAKDVWIIALVYIGLQLVNIVGSYFQTLRFQELALAIIQQIRIDVFTKVQKLGLRYFDQTPAGGIVSRVTNDTESIKEMFVSVAVTFMQAIFGIAGVYIALFTLDGRLALYTLILLPLFLILVSVYRYYSADFYQDIRERLSQLNAKISESLSGMGIIQAFRQEKRLSDEFVEVNEGHYRAGLRNIRFDSLMLGPFIDLMYAGAIIAVLAYFGSASLTSAVDVGIIYAFTTLLRRLFQPIHQLMQRLSMFQQAIVSAARVFALIDDPELEPAQKALSDQKITEGTIEFRNVTFSYDGKNDVLKNISFTANAGETVALVGHTGSGKSSIINLFMRFYEYERGEILIDGVSLKEYPMEELRKKVGLVLQDPFMFYGDIASNIRLHNEKLTDQDVRSAAEFVQADHFINELPNGYQQKVTERGSTLSSGQRQLIAFARTIAMNPKVLVLDEATANIDTETEVAIQKSLSKMREGRTTIAIAHRLSTIADAELILVLHHGEIVERGTHTELLAQKGLYYTMYELQNGEQE
- a CDS encoding ABC transporter ATP-binding protein encodes the protein MKVLLDLRWFFSERKKQYSIGITALMIVALLQLAPPKIIGFIVDAVAKDELTGPMLTRWMIILAVAGVLMYVLRYTWRVMIFGSSVYLARVMRERLFTHFTRMSPSFYQRRRVGDLMAHATNDINAVQQTAGSGILTLFDSISTGGFVILMMAITISWKLTLIALLPIPVMIFLTSYYGRLLRSRFRVAQEAFSDLNDKTQESISGIKVLKTFGQQKEDVESFTARSEQVVKENMRVAKIDALFDPTIAGVFAISYILSFYFGTRFILSGELSIGDLVAFTSYLGLLTWPMLAIGFLFNIVERGNASYSRIQDLLSVEPGIQDHPNAVSQLPHGDIVFDVDTFTFPDDTRPSLCNLHFTLKQGETLGIVGKTGSGKTAILKLLMREFENYTGTITYGGIPIMRYKKECLRQAIGYVPQDHFLFSTTLGENIAFTNPAIDPEKIVEAAKSAQIHEEILSFEDGYKTIVGERGVSLSGGQRQRVSIARALLMDPELLLLDDSLSAVDARTEEAILRSLKEERAGKTTIITSHRLSAIQHAHTIIVMEEGEVAEIGDHETLLAKNGVYKEMYDLQQLESIVEQGGGADE
- a CDS encoding DUF2087 domain-containing protein, which codes for MGHTEAFWEATLIELKQGYTESNNSYDCLLCGKRIEKGVIYPYENTLYEAERFMAVHIEHAHQSVFAYLLELDKKSTGLTGHQGDLLRLFYQGKSDKEVQEELEIGSAATVRHHRFALKEKERQAKVFLAMMELLKERDEYESAFIPPHKAAQLFHDDDQLAEEEQHAILRMFFPEGTDGRLNEMPVTEKQRRVILREISKRFDGDVSYSKHEMNEALSEIHEDFITLRNYLTEYGFFGQTRSGSQYWLK
- a CDS encoding helix-turn-helix transcriptional regulator codes for the protein MNKQTVIDLVSPRMKLIRTEMDYTQDEMADIIGISKKTLVQLEKGRQELGWAVAVVVCALFRESALLRSVMGDDPVELAEIAVHAEIHSRETAASASVNWWIEVGQWQQYKLQQHTAGGHYRIIGEGGKRLFSTGDREKALAQFKKYMDII
- a CDS encoding UV damage repair protein UvrX, which translates into the protein MKPLPNRQIACLDMRSFYASCAAAMEGLDVMKTPIAIIGNIERKGGVVLAASPPLKKQFGITTGMRLYEIPNDPSIHLIEPKMQFFIDVSMELTKLLNRYVPKEAIHVYSIDESFVDFTGTELLWGPLDHVIRRIQDELYRQFQLRSACGVGPNMLLSKLALDLEAKKTGVAYWTYEDVPEKLWPVAPLHKMWGIGRRLERTLEEMGIYSVGDLAQTPLENLEKKFGVMGNQLYYHAHGIDYSTLGSVLIEGQVSYGKGQTLLRDYITTDEILTVVLEMCEDTAMRARLAKKKGRTVQLSFGYSKHAHGGGFQRRKTLPEATNETLAIYRVCLELFELCHDGRPVRHISVSLTNLEEQNSFQLSLFDPSDWKQQKLGHVMDKLRVKYGSTAILRAVSVTPGGTAYRRNKLIGGHYK